A single window of Nicotiana sylvestris chromosome 5, ASM39365v2, whole genome shotgun sequence DNA harbors:
- the LOC138868969 gene encoding uncharacterized protein has product MANNGLLSFQYPRLTKDNYEKWCLRMKAILGSQDVWEIVDRGYAKPDNEEALPQTEKEVLAKTRKKDQQALTLIHQCLDDTMFEKVADATTSKEAWGILQNSLQGVDKVKKESKDLDSMMVEQLEGSLQAHEEKIKRRQEVSLEQLLKTQASFKDYGGETSYRGNGRGRGRGRGGHERGRSNVNNFNNEVKIHQTFRGRGRGQRGGRGRGYYQENNGERYDKSKIECYNCHKFGHYSWECRSNVEEKANLVDDKKEENESTLLMTLKEEDIDDCSS; this is encoded by the exons atggcaAATAATGGTCtgctatcttttcagtacccccgtctcacaaaagataattatgagaAATGGTGTCTACGTATGAAAGCCATTCTTGGCTCCCAAGATGTGTGGGAAATTGTAGACAGAGGGTATGCAAAACCAGATAATGAGGAAGCTCTGCCTCAAACTGAAAAAGAAGTCTTGGCAAAGACAAGGAAGAAGGATCAACAAGCCCTCACGCTCATCCACCAATGTTTGGATGATACCATGTTTGAGAAGGTGGCAGATGCTACCACCTCAAAGGAAGCTTGGGGgattttacaaaattctcttcaaggagttgacaaggtgaaaaag GAGTCTAAAGATTTAGACTCTAtgatggtggagcaattggaaggtTCTTTACAGGCCCATgaagaaaagatcaaaaggagacaagaagtgTCATTGGAGCAACTTCTTAAAACTCAGGCATCTTTCAAGGATTATGGAGGTGAAACAAGCTATCGAGGAAACGGACGAGGACGAGGCCGAGGTCGAGGAGGTCATGAAAGAGGAAGAAGTAATGTTAACAACTTCAACAATGAAGTTAAAATCCACCAAACATTCAGAGGTCGTGGTCGTGGACAAAGAGGAGGAAGAGGACGTGGATActaccaagaaaataatggagaaaggtatgacaaatcaaaaattgaatgttataattgtcataaatttggccattactcttgggaatgtcgtagcaatgttgaagaaaaggctaaccttgttgacgacaagaaagaagaaaatgagtcAACGTTGTTGATGACACTCAAGGAAGAAGACATAGATGATTGCAGCTCGTAG